One Salmo salar chromosome ssa01, Ssal_v3.1, whole genome shotgun sequence DNA window includes the following coding sequences:
- the LOC106567744 gene encoding TNF receptor-associated factor 2 yields MATQEPSPPSSMESNKPGFPKQILANKLEDKHLCNCCQKLLRRPFQAQCGHRFCSYCFNRTVRDGPQKCNACIKEDIFEEPTSILKQGCAFPDNAARREVENLSVVCINEGCTWKGNIKEYELSHEGKCEYMIIPCPSCKEQIRFNEQERHNERECPERTLNCKYCKEPFHFKNIKAHDEICPKYPMICEGCAKKKIPREKYVDHIKFCSKFRTPCRFHVVGCDMSVEKERIHDHERACAYEHLNLLLHYIMGMKVSMEGLQPQGLELAGHKLLELHHSLRELEARLSQLSTTSTGPPVQGATNSSSSPGLPGPPALALPLPPPPALAPTLTVSTSFTPLPSSVGAALELQLHSEKTKVAELGRRCTDLEVKAGMFENVVCVLNREVERFATTMEASNRQHRLDQDKIEALSNKVRQLERTVGLKDLTVAEMEGRLREISATTFDGVFIWRISDFTKKRQDAIAGRAPAMFSPAFYTSKYGYKMCLRIYLNGDGTGRGSHLSLFFVVMRGLSDALLKWPFNQKVTLMLLDQSNREHIIDAFRPDITSSSFQRPVSEMNIASGCPLFCPLSKLDAKNSYIRDDTIFIKAIVDLTGL; encoded by the exons ATGGCCACGCAAGAACCATCCCCTCCATCGTCCATGGAGAGCAACAAACCCGGCTTCCCCAAGCAGATCCTGGCCAACAAGCTGGAAGATAAACACCTGTGTAACTGCTGTCAGAAGCTGCTGCGGAGGCCCTTCCAAGCCCAGTGTGGACACCGCTTCTGTTCCTACTGCTTCAATAGGACTGTCAG AGATGGACCTCAGAAATGCAATGCTTGTATCAAAGAGGACATTTTTGAAGAGCCCACGTCGATTCTAAAACAAGGCTGT GCTTTTCCTGACAACGCAGCTCGACGAGAGGTCGAAAACCTCTCTGTTGTCTGCATCAACGAAGGCTGTACCTGGAAAGGCAATATTAAAGAATATGAG TTGAGCCACGAGGGGAAGTGTGAGTACATGATCATCCCCTGCCCCTCCTGTAAAGAGCAGATCCGCTTCAACGAACAGGAACGCCACAACGAGCGAGAGTGCCCTGAGAGAACTCTCAACTGCAAGTACTGCAAGGAACCATTCCATTTCAAAAACATCAAG GCCCACGACGAGATCTGCCCCAAGTACCCCATGATCTGTGAAGGCTGTGCCAAGAAGAAAATACCCAGGGAGAAG TATGTCGACCACATTAAGTTCTGCAGCAAATTCAGAACTCCATGCAGATTCCATGTTGTAGGGTGTGATATGTCA gtggagaaggagaggatcCATGACCACGAGAGGGCCTGCGCCTACGAGCACCTCAACTTGCTGCTGCACTACATTATGGGCATGAAG GTGAGCATGGAGGGCCTGCAGCCGCAAGGCCTGGAGCTGGCTGGACACAAGCTCCTGGAGCTCCACCATTCCCTCAGGGAGCTGGAGGCACGTCTCTCCCAGCTCAGCACTACCTCCACCGGGCCTCCCGTGCAGGGGGCCACCAACTCTTCTTCTTCCCCGGGCCTCCCCGGGCCTCCCGCCCTAGCTCTTCCTCTGCCTCCACCTCCCGCCCTGGCCCCCACCCTGACTGTGTCCACCTCCTTCACCCCCCTGCCCAGCTCGGTGGGGGCGGCCCTGGAGCTGCAGCTCCACAGTGAGAAGACCAAGGTGGCGGAGCTGGGACGCAGGTGCACCGACCTGGAGGTGAAGGCGGGGATGTTTGAGAATGTGGTTTGCGTGTTGAACCGAGAGGTGGAGCGCTTTGCCACAACCATGGAGGCCAGTAACAGACAGCACCGCCTAGACCAGGATAAGATCGAGGCCCTGAGCAACAAG gtgcGGCAGCTGGAGAGGACGGTGGGGCTGAAGGACCTGACGGTAGCAGAGATGGAAGGCAGGCTGAGGGAGATATCGGCCACCACATTCGACGGTGTCTTCATCTGGAGGATCTCTGACTTTACCAAGAAGAGACAGGATGCCATCGCTGGCCGAGCCCCTGCCATGTTCTCACCAG CCTTCTACACCAGTAAATACGGCTATAAGATGTGTCTGCGGATCTACCTGAATGGGGACGGGACAGGGCGTGGCAGCCACCTGTCTCTGTTCTTTGTGGTGATGAGGGGACTGAGTGATGCTCTGCTCAAATGGCCCTTCAACCAGAAG gTGACTCTGATGCTGCTGGACCAGAGTAACAGGGAGCACATCATCGATGCCTTCCGGCCCGACATCACTTCCTCCTCCTTCCAGAGGCCTGTAAGTGAGATGAACATCGCCAGCGGCTGCCCGCTCTTCTGCCCGCTCTCCAAGCTCGACGCCAAGAACTCCTACATTCGCGACGACACCATTTTCATTAAGGCCATCGTGGATCTCACAGGCCTCTAG